One Faecalicatena sp. Marseille-Q4148 DNA window includes the following coding sequences:
- a CDS encoding ABC transporter ATP-binding protein produces the protein MDTNYIIETKNLTKQYGSQKSVADLNIHVQKGRIYGLLGRNGAGKTTTMKMLLGLTKPTSGEVKIWGKSLQGNEKKLLPRIGSLIESPGFYPNLTATENLRIFATLRGVPNRHAIKDALDLVGLPYKDKKLFSQYSLGMKQRLAIALAVMHDPELLILDEPINGLDPIGIAEVRSFIRELCDARGKTILISSHILSEISLLADDIGIIDHGALLEEESLAELDQKSSKHIRFTLSDTAQAARILERTFHENHFSIQDDHNLRLHNLDLPVGKIVTAFVENGLEVSEAHTCEESLEDYFKRVTGGEGIA, from the coding sequence ATGGATACAAATTACATCATTGAAACAAAAAATCTTACAAAACAGTACGGCTCACAAAAGAGTGTTGCTGACTTAAATATTCATGTGCAGAAAGGGAGAATTTACGGACTGCTTGGAAGAAACGGAGCCGGAAAAACGACCACTATGAAAATGCTACTTGGATTGACAAAGCCAACTTCCGGCGAAGTTAAAATATGGGGAAAGTCTTTGCAGGGGAATGAAAAGAAATTGTTGCCCCGTATCGGTAGTCTGATTGAGTCCCCCGGTTTTTATCCTAATCTGACTGCTACGGAAAATTTGCGTATCTTTGCAACCCTACGGGGAGTACCAAACCGCCACGCAATCAAAGACGCTTTAGATTTGGTGGGATTGCCTTATAAAGACAAAAAACTGTTTTCCCAGTATTCTCTTGGTATGAAACAACGGCTTGCGATTGCACTTGCTGTTATGCACGACCCGGAGCTTTTGATTTTAGATGAACCTATCAATGGGCTTGATCCGATTGGAATTGCAGAGGTTCGTTCTTTTATTCGTGAACTTTGTGACGCGAGAGGAAAAACCATTTTAATTTCCAGTCATATTCTTTCAGAAATTTCGCTACTGGCTGATGATATTGGAATTATCGACCATGGCGCACTACTGGAAGAAGAAAGTCTTGCGGAACTGGATCAAAAAAGTAGCAAACATATCCGATTTACTCTTTCTGATACCGCACAGGCAGCAAGAATTTTGGAACGTACTTTCCACGAAAACCATTTTTCTATACAGGACGACCACAATTTACGTCTACACAATCTTGATTTACCAGTAGGGAAAATTGTAACCGCCTTTGTAGAAAATGGATTGGAGGTATCAGAAGCTCATACTTGTGAAGAAAGCCTTGAAGATTATTTCAAGCGTGTGACAGGAGGCGAGGGAATTGCTTAA
- a CDS encoding ABC transporter permease produces MLKLIKCEFYKFKRRSLFVLATLVALVFPVVMTALYWNIPTQVNYDNLFSGIVDYGDFLLLLPILVVIATSLFFTETDNDTLKNLTTIPVSKSKIVVAKIGVMAIISVAYTLLGFFASMLCSKILGIAMENMAQKFVLSIGLGIMLLAAALPCVALVVWFNKSDLISIVITLFYTIINYVIHVTDIGMLTPIGVNIGTILPIPVINRWIYQFYDEGNGAAAEFYNTMRPYFVPTHICVCIIALFLFVSIYAIIKIYNRREI; encoded by the coding sequence TTGCTTAAACTGATTAAATGCGAATTTTACAAATTTAAACGACGTTCTCTTTTTGTTTTGGCTACTCTTGTTGCTTTGGTTTTTCCGGTAGTAATGACTGCTTTATATTGGAACATTCCAACACAAGTTAATTATGATAATTTGTTTTCTGGCATTGTGGACTATGGCGATTTTCTTCTTTTGTTGCCGATATTGGTTGTTATTGCAACTTCTCTGTTCTTTACAGAAACAGATAATGACACTTTAAAGAACCTTACAACCATTCCTGTCAGCAAAAGTAAAATAGTTGTAGCAAAAATAGGAGTAATGGCTATTATTTCAGTAGCTTATACTCTTTTAGGCTTTTTTGCCAGTATGTTGTGTTCAAAAATCCTTGGTATTGCTATGGAAAACATGGCACAAAAATTTGTATTGAGTATAGGATTGGGAATAATGCTCTTAGCTGCGGCTTTACCTTGTGTGGCATTAGTTGTATGGTTCAATAAAAGTGACTTGATTTCTATTGTCATTACCCTTTTTTATACAATTATAAACTATGTAATTCATGTAACAGATATAGGAATGCTGACACCAATAGGGGTAAATATAGGAACAATCTTACCTATACCTGTAATCAATCGTTGGATTTATCAATTTTACGACGAAGGGAACGGAGCTGCGGCTGAATTTTATAACACTATGCGTCCTTATTTTGTCCCAACTCATATATGCGTCTGTATTATTGCACTCTTTCTGTTCGTATCAATTTATGCAATTATAAAAATTTATAATCGTCGTGAAATATAG
- a CDS encoding HAMP domain-containing histidine kinase, which produces MNSVKHFFRRYIFSTVGIIALFFMINILLLGMLNFILYLDGATNSHPVIEELSNHITLKDGKINADKDVQKILQHEDAWAMLLNDIGDVIWEYDLPSDFSRKYTSADIALFSRWYLKDYPVNVWKHPEGLLVIGFPPGYIVNHYLSFKTIYLRPLFITLGIVFFTNIFLLIYLLIRNTYRIEKAIKPALNGIQALSKSETFHLDEKGELSEINICLNHAGEYLQKKDNTRAEWIRGVSHDIRTPLSIILGYACEIEDDTNLPIITRKQAKAIRKKSEKLQSLISDLNLTTKLEYSMYPLKKRSVDIVELARQVVSEFLNELPEQYPIEFREDSQPCTITLNGDHSLLHRMLYNLISNCIIHNPNGCNITLSIFSNADSCFFDICDDGCGISPARLKTLNDTGTIFSTQEKTECTEHGLGIKIVQQIVNLHKGKLYFSNLEPHGLSVKIEIPFIV; this is translated from the coding sequence ATGAACTCTGTAAAACATTTTTTTCGCCGTTATATTTTTTCAACAGTTGGTATTATTGCACTGTTCTTTATGATAAACATTCTTTTGCTTGGTATGTTAAATTTCATTCTCTATCTTGATGGTGCAACGAATTCTCATCCGGTTATTGAAGAACTATCCAATCATATTACTTTAAAGGATGGAAAAATAAATGCTGATAAAGACGTTCAGAAAATCTTGCAACATGAAGATGCCTGGGCTATGCTACTTAATGATATTGGTGATGTTATATGGGAATACGATCTTCCATCAGATTTTTCTCGAAAATATACTTCAGCTGATATAGCCTTATTCAGTCGATGGTATTTAAAAGATTATCCTGTAAATGTTTGGAAACATCCAGAAGGTCTTTTAGTCATTGGATTCCCACCTGGATATATTGTGAATCATTACTTATCTTTCAAAACCATTTATTTACGTCCTTTATTTATTACTCTTGGGATTGTCTTTTTTACTAATATCTTTTTATTGATTTATCTTTTAATACGTAACACTTATCGGATAGAAAAGGCAATTAAACCTGCTCTAAATGGTATCCAAGCGCTTTCAAAAAGTGAAACATTCCATCTGGATGAAAAAGGAGAATTATCAGAAATCAATATCTGTTTAAATCATGCTGGTGAATATTTACAAAAAAAAGATAACACACGTGCAGAATGGATTCGGGGTGTTTCACATGATATCCGTACACCACTTTCTATCATTTTAGGTTATGCATGTGAAATTGAAGATGATACCAATCTTCCTATCATCACAAGGAAACAGGCAAAAGCAATAAGAAAAAAAAGCGAAAAACTACAATCACTTATTTCTGATCTTAATTTAACTACTAAACTGGAATATTCCATGTATCCTCTAAAAAAAAGAAGTGTCGATATCGTTGAATTAGCAAGGCAGGTCGTCAGTGAATTTTTAAATGAATTACCAGAACAATACCCTATAGAATTTCGGGAGGATTCGCAGCCTTGTACGATTACATTAAATGGGGATCATTCTTTGCTGCATCGTATGTTATACAACTTGATTTCCAACTGTATTATTCATAATCCAAATGGGTGTAACATTACACTCTCCATTTTTTCTAATGCTGATAGCTGCTTTTTTGATATTTGTGATGATGGATGCGGCATCAGTCCTGCACGTTTGAAAACTTTAAATGATACTGGAACCATTTTCAGTACACAGGAAAAAACAGAATGTACAGAACATGGATTGGGAATTAAAATTGTACAGCAAATTGTCAATTTGCATAAAGGTAAACTATATTTTAGTAACCTTGAACCACATGGACTAAGTGTAAAGATTGAAATTCCATTTATAGTGTGA
- a CDS encoding sugar ABC transporter permease: MEKETIGTIISVTKQWWLKVNRKSVRIHAMDGADFPYIIKIKYTIEGKDYICRKCIGAGKKIPDKGATLKVIYREDRPSKVRIEL, translated from the coding sequence ATGGAAAAAGAAACAATCGGAACGATAATTTCAGTGACTAAACAATGGTGGTTAAAAGTAAACCGTAAATCTGTCCGAATTCATGCCATGGATGGAGCAGACTTTCCATATATAATAAAGATTAAATATACAATAGAAGGCAAAGATTACATTTGCAGGAAGTGCATTGGTGCTGGTAAGAAGATTCCCGATAAAGGTGCAACGCTTAAAGTCATATATCGTGAAGACAGACCATCTAAGGTGAGAATAGAACTCTAA
- a CDS encoding DUF523 domain-containing protein has translation MKVLVSACILGVNCKYNGKNNENITAINFLKDKKVISICPEVLAGMKIPRSCAEIVNGRVVDENGNDVSSEYDKAVQIALSKIQNENIDLVILQSRSPTCGVNQIYDGSFTGKLISGMGLFVKELKQRGYKIIDVEEI, from the coding sequence ATGAAAGTATTGGTTAGTGCCTGTATTCTGGGAGTGAACTGTAAATATAATGGGAAAAATAACGAAAATATAACAGCAATCAATTTCTTGAAAGATAAAAAAGTTATTTCTATCTGCCCGGAAGTATTAGCAGGTATGAAAATCCCCAGATCTTGCGCAGAAATTGTGAATGGGAGAGTAGTTGATGAAAACGGAAATGATGTTAGTTCAGAATATGATAAAGCAGTGCAGATTGCATTATCAAAAATTCAAAATGAAAACATTGACCTTGTTATATTGCAATCCAGAAGTCCGACTTGTGGCGTCAACCAGATATATGACGGTAGCTTTACCGGAAAATTAATTTCTGGAATGGGATTGTTTGTAAAAGAACTAAAACAAAGAGGATATAAGATTATTGATGTTGAAGAAATATAA
- a CDS encoding ABC transporter permease: MYLKLALKNMKQSTKDYLIYMITLVLSVAMFYGFFSIVSPYYNNMLPISIHMEILNKAMRIAVPAVGILILFLVSYVNRYMLKRKQKEFALQTIIGMEQRTVAWIFFLENLMIGALALILGILSGTILSQLINAAVLKAFKQEFKLYFMLFPDTVLWTVCFFGIIFFITGLKNVCTIRKMKIIDMLQNSQKGTQFLNLHQQFGKFSWCVAVLSVVILIMLSPIVSIKNINITLWMKIGGTIITALGNCILVCWFFMDRRKKRTGSLPLLCLTISCMLNGIFLLLLNSFFEILVQKGIALQAYVTMPPLIALFFILFAVISFFGNLTWIIVKATEKNRCFHYNNLFFVGQLKSRLGNCSKTMGIITVIMLSAIVLFVWFPIMAVRIHSYQQVMSAFDVQLGTMYTADFKNFPTGTLDYEYIKKYLEKKGYPIILEAQVELFSLGEEKLQSKNEFPVLAVSVSDYNAIRKLSNLPEIQLKEDEYGVAWEHKTQEKTIRNFDKTEQKIKVENQILSKAKKADYREKKGIGLFTSKTEGVYIIPDKYCRKLPLAVTFFAANTEKSLPYETAKLFEQDMEMYQKNLNRFSEEQLYIRLQTIQENEGISNMLLLSLIGSYSAMVLIVMGLTMLSIQQMTDAVEQKQRFQIIEKMGVDRTTRNRYIRQQMMFWFGLPVGVAVVGSVGTLAFLIYNTYKEIIAYLTISEILQICGGVYVSFAMILLGYFSATYYLFKRNLTYRVI; encoded by the coding sequence ATGTATTTGAAGCTGGCATTGAAAAATATGAAACAATCTACAAAAGATTATCTCATTTATATGATAACTTTGGTTTTATCGGTAGCGATGTTTTACGGATTTTTTTCTATTGTAAGCCCTTACTACAATAATATGCTTCCAATAAGTATTCACATGGAAATTCTGAATAAAGCTATGAGGATTGCTGTTCCGGCGGTAGGAATATTGATACTTTTTTTAGTTTCCTATGTAAACCGTTATATGCTAAAGCGAAAACAAAAAGAGTTTGCACTTCAGACAATTATTGGTATGGAACAAAGAACAGTAGCATGGATTTTCTTTTTGGAGAACCTAATGATTGGAGCACTCGCTCTTATACTAGGAATTTTATCAGGTACTATACTATCTCAACTGATTAATGCAGCTGTACTTAAGGCATTTAAACAAGAATTTAAACTATATTTTATGCTATTTCCAGATACTGTATTATGGACGGTATGTTTTTTTGGAATTATCTTTTTCATAACTGGTTTAAAAAATGTTTGCACCATACGAAAAATGAAAATTATCGATATGCTTCAGAATAGTCAGAAAGGCACACAATTTTTAAATCTTCATCAGCAGTTTGGAAAATTCAGTTGGTGTGTGGCGGTTTTATCAGTCGTGATTTTAATAATGCTTTCTCCGATTGTATCTATAAAGAACATAAATATTACTCTATGGATGAAAATCGGTGGGACGATCATAACTGCTTTGGGAAATTGCATACTTGTTTGTTGGTTCTTCATGGACAGAAGAAAGAAGAGAACAGGGAGTCTTCCATTGCTTTGCCTTACAATTTCTTGTATGTTGAATGGAATATTTTTACTTTTGCTGAATTCTTTTTTTGAAATATTGGTGCAGAAAGGAATTGCATTGCAGGCTTATGTTACTATGCCTCCATTGATAGCATTGTTTTTCATTCTCTTTGCTGTTATAAGTTTTTTTGGTAATTTAACATGGATTATAGTAAAAGCAACAGAGAAAAATCGCTGTTTTCATTATAATAATTTGTTTTTTGTAGGTCAATTAAAAAGCCGGTTGGGGAATTGCTCAAAAACAATGGGAATTATTACGGTCATAATGCTTTCCGCCATTGTGCTGTTTGTATGGTTCCCTATAATGGCTGTGCGAATTCATTCTTATCAGCAGGTAATGTCGGCTTTTGATGTGCAGCTGGGAACGATGTATACAGCAGATTTTAAAAATTTTCCTACAGGAACCTTGGATTATGAGTATATAAAAAAATATCTGGAGAAAAAAGGATATCCTATTATTTTAGAAGCACAAGTTGAGTTGTTTTCTTTAGGAGAAGAAAAATTACAATCGAAAAATGAATTTCCTGTTTTAGCTGTTTCTGTATCGGATTATAACGCAATCCGAAAATTATCTAATCTCCCGGAAATTCAATTAAAGGAAGATGAATATGGAGTTGCGTGGGAGCACAAAACACAGGAAAAAACGATTCGGAATTTTGATAAAACAGAGCAAAAGATAAAAGTAGAAAATCAAATTCTTAGTAAGGCAAAAAAAGCAGATTATAGAGAAAAAAAGGGAATCGGGCTTTTTACAAGCAAGACAGAAGGAGTATATATTATTCCAGACAAGTATTGTCGGAAACTACCTTTAGCAGTAACATTTTTTGCTGCAAATACAGAGAAGTCCCTTCCGTATGAAACTGCAAAATTGTTTGAACAGGATATGGAAATGTATCAGAAAAATTTGAATAGATTTTCAGAAGAACAATTGTATATCCGTTTACAGACGATACAAGAAAATGAAGGCATTTCCAATATGCTGTTATTGTCACTAATTGGTTCATATAGTGCTATGGTTCTAATTGTAATGGGATTGACAATGCTGTCTATCCAACAGATGACAGATGCAGTTGAGCAAAAACAGAGATTTCAAATAATTGAAAAAATGGGAGTAGATCGAACAACTCGGAACCGATATATTCGTCAACAGATGATGTTTTGGTTCGGCTTACCTGTTGGTGTCGCTGTAGTCGGAAGTGTGGGAACTTTGGCTTTTCTCATTTATAATACCTATAAAGAAATTATTGCTTATCTTACAATATCAGAGATTTTACAGATTTGTGGAGGGGTATATGTCTCATTTGCAATGATTTTATTGGGCTATTTTTCTGCAACCTACTATTTATTTAAAAGAAATCTGACATATAGAGTTATATAA
- a CDS encoding HAMP domain-containing histidine kinase gives MEIIIFLSIVIAVLAVLISIFLIQHVKKQIAEMTDALIDVKNGNGNRRILSATNELVAPISYEINEIVVAYENRLSIVRQTEETNRQLMTSLSHDVRTPLTTLIGYLDAAHKGLVTGKDRDDYIETARRKAHDLKEYIDVLFDWFKLNSDEFALEIQSVEAAELTRNILIDWIPIFEDKQVDYDIDIPEQPVRVRLDMDSYIRIINNLIQNVIAHSHADKIEISLSKKKNNMRLLLADNGVGIEKEDLKHIFERLYKCDKGRSEKGSGLGLSIVHQLVEKMGGNITVESLLGKGTEFTLLFPLDD, from the coding sequence ATGGAAATCATCATTTTCTTGTCCATTGTGATTGCTGTTTTGGCTGTGCTGATCTCCATCTTTCTCATTCAGCACGTAAAGAAGCAAATAGCAGAAATGACGGATGCCTTAATTGATGTGAAAAACGGAAATGGCAATCGGCGTATTTTGTCTGCAACAAATGAACTGGTTGCCCCCATTTCCTATGAAATCAATGAAATTGTTGTGGCTTATGAAAACAGGCTTTCTATTGTCCGGCAGACAGAAGAAACCAACCGCCAGCTTATGACGAGCCTTTCCCATGATGTCCGAACGCCCCTTACCACTCTTATTGGGTATCTTGATGCTGCACATAAAGGGCTTGTTACTGGGAAAGACCGGGATGATTATATCGAAACCGCCCGTCGGAAAGCTCACGATCTGAAAGAATATATTGATGTACTCTTTGACTGGTTCAAATTAAATTCCGACGAGTTTGCTTTGGAGATCCAGTCTGTTGAAGCTGCAGAGCTGACAAGAAATATCCTGATTGACTGGATACCTATTTTTGAGGATAAGCAGGTTGATTATGACATTGATATTCCTGAACAACCTGTCCGAGTAAGGCTTGATATGGACAGCTATATAAGGATCATAAATAATCTCATTCAAAATGTAATCGCCCACAGTCATGCAGACAAAATTGAGATTTCCCTGTCAAAAAAGAAAAATAATATGAGGCTACTGTTGGCAGATAATGGTGTAGGGATTGAGAAAGAAGATTTGAAACACATTTTTGAACGGCTTTATAAGTGTGATAAAGGTCGGTCTGAAAAAGGCAGCGGTCTGGGCCTTTCTATCGTCCATCAATTAGTAGAAAAGATGGGTGGAAACATAACAGTTGAAAGTTTACTGGGAAAAGGAACTGAATTTACTTTGCTTTTTCCTTTGGATGATTGA
- a CDS encoding VanZ family protein, with amino-acid sequence MEMIQSNQTGTAIQLNLFESIKDLLLVKPIFLIGVFLIGFFLFWIFNKDKTLPKLKITVLSLVMYYYLCLMLVNIVGIPTLDEYKRLLQLGETFFNPNVNLIPFSDGFSLSFILNIFLFIPFGFLCPLISKSYERIRNTFLIGMGLSFFIEIVQLFTLYRATDINDLLTNGIGTILGYLCFRLITRFRIVKRSSKGNSIKKDYTVYIPFIIILVTFVLGFFS; translated from the coding sequence ATGGAGATGATACAAAGTAACCAAACAGGGACAGCAATTCAGCTTAATTTATTTGAATCAATTAAAGACTTACTTTTGGTAAAACCTATTTTTCTAATAGGAGTTTTTCTAATAGGATTTTTCTTATTTTGGATATTTAATAAAGATAAAACGTTACCTAAACTGAAAATAACTGTTTTGTCGTTGGTAATGTATTACTATTTATGTTTGATGTTAGTAAATATTGTAGGTATCCCTACTCTTGATGAATATAAAAGACTGTTGCAGTTGGGTGAAACTTTCTTTAATCCTAATGTAAATCTTATTCCTTTTAGTGATGGATTTAGTTTGAGTTTTATTTTGAATATTTTTCTATTTATCCCATTCGGATTTTTGTGTCCATTGATCAGTAAAAGTTATGAACGTATAAGAAATACATTTTTAATTGGTATGGGGTTATCTTTTTTTATTGAAATTGTTCAGTTATTTACATTGTATAGGGCGACAGATATAAATGATCTTTTAACAAATGGCATTGGAACAATATTAGGTTATTTATGTTTTAGATTGATTACAAGGTTCCGAATAGTAAAGAGATCTTCTAAGGGCAACTCTATAAAGAAAGATTACACCGTATATATTCCATTTATCATTATTTTAGTTACTTTTGTATTAGGATTTTTTAGTTAA
- a CDS encoding response regulator transcription factor, with product MHNVLIIDDDQELCLLIKRSILSEDIEADFCNTGKAGLQKLKEKQYQLVILDVMMPGMDGFETLEEIRKENSLPILMFTSKNDSVSKVRGLRAGADDYLTKPFDMDELIARIVSLIRRYTRFNQREGTAQQQLIFDGLKIDLENRSITTENGTFELPPKEFDLLLYCVKNQGKILTKQQIYEKVWGEEYFYDDSNIMAIISRLRKKLEVNPSSPKYIQTVKGIGYRFNKEV from the coding sequence ATGCATAATGTTTTGATAATTGATGATGATCAAGAACTTTGTCTTTTGATTAAACGCAGTATTCTATCGGAAGATATAGAAGCAGATTTTTGTAATACCGGAAAAGCAGGACTACAAAAATTGAAAGAAAAGCAATATCAGCTTGTTATACTGGATGTGATGATGCCTGGAATGGATGGCTTTGAAACGCTGGAAGAAATCAGAAAGGAAAACAGCTTGCCGATTTTGATGTTCACATCCAAAAATGACAGCGTTTCTAAAGTTAGGGGCTTACGGGCTGGAGCTGACGATTATCTCACAAAACCTTTTGATATGGATGAACTGATTGCCCGTATCGTTTCTTTGATCCGCCGTTATACCCGCTTTAATCAGCGAGAGGGCACTGCACAGCAGCAACTTATATTTGATGGATTGAAAATTGACCTCGAAAATCGCTCGATTACTACGGAAAACGGAACTTTTGAACTTCCACCAAAGGAATTTGACTTGTTGCTATATTGTGTGAAAAATCAAGGAAAGATTTTGACGAAACAGCAAATATATGAAAAAGTCTGGGGAGAAGAATACTTCTATGACGATAGTAATATTATGGCGATCATCAGTCGGCTTCGTAAAAAACTAGAAGTCAATCCTTCAAGTCCGAAGTATATCCAAACGGTCAAAGGAATTGGCTACCGCTTTAATAAGGAGGTATAG
- a CDS encoding ABC transporter permease has protein sequence MLAFITTEFQKLKRYSIILVGIFGVACSPIISIVMQKIMTDEAKNVLNYTFPDLLNSTIWNNMTMFFPMIIALIGGYMINREYTDDTLKNLQVIPIAFPKLMIGKLTTIGLLSILLGLCNSFVTIIVGIIACRENMTLSTIIIGTIQICGMALFTFIGEMPLIAHCGKKQNSFKGGAVAAFLLGYISIYFKNPIIRNLYPLSAGLSIVGFNGEGFVTDTTGAYSSSQSILLGVLTMLAMLILSLIIISIPQKETLATPLSQKRRKTERKIAK, from the coding sequence ATGCTTGCTTTTATTACAACAGAATTTCAAAAGTTAAAAAGATACAGTATTATTTTGGTTGGTATATTTGGTGTAGCGTGTTCCCCTATTATTTCAATCGTTATGCAAAAAATTATGACAGATGAAGCTAAAAATGTCTTGAATTATACATTTCCTGATTTACTTAATAGTACGATTTGGAATAATATGACCATGTTTTTTCCTATGATTATAGCTTTAATTGGTGGCTATATGATTAATCGGGAATACACTGATGATACACTAAAAAATCTGCAAGTTATTCCTATTGCTTTTCCTAAACTGATGATTGGTAAGCTAACTACAATAGGACTACTTTCTATACTTTTAGGGTTATGTAATTCATTTGTCACTATTATAGTCGGAATAATCGCTTGTCGTGAGAATATGACTTTATCAACGATTATAATTGGTACTATACAAATTTGTGGAATGGCATTATTTACATTTATTGGAGAAATGCCACTTATCGCACACTGTGGGAAAAAACAAAACTCTTTCAAGGGCGGGGCTGTTGCAGCTTTTCTATTAGGATATATTAGTATTTACTTCAAAAATCCTATTATCAGAAATTTGTATCCGCTCTCTGCCGGATTAAGTATAGTCGGCTTTAACGGAGAAGGATTTGTGACAGATACTACCGGTGCTTATTCATCTTCTCAAAGCATTTTATTAGGTGTTTTAACGATGTTAGCTATGCTTATATTATCATTGATAATAATTTCTATTCCACAAAAAGAAACTTTAGCTACCCCTTTATCTCAAAAAAGAAGAAAAACAGAAAGGAAGATTGCAAAATGA